A portion of the Chelonia mydas isolate rCheMyd1 chromosome 23, rCheMyd1.pri.v2, whole genome shotgun sequence genome contains these proteins:
- the LOC102930615 gene encoding galactoside alpha-(1,2)-fucosyltransferase 2, with product MTAPDSWVPFRLPLQLSLYLLVIMTLSIFLHLSNWFPTARPRRPSLNATKGSPATPPTTTPATERGMWTVNSIGRLGNQMGEYATLYALAKMNGRQAYILPQMHQQLAPLFRITLPVISNDVVRSIPWRNYGLHDWMLEEYRHIKGKYVRLTGYPCSWTFYHHLRQEILQEFSFHDHVKEEANRYLAGLRGQRRNVTYVGVHVRRGDYVRVMPQIWKGVVADKAYLEKAMGYFRDKYQEPVFVVTSNGMEWCRENINTSRGDVYFSGDGKESSPGRDFALLAHCNHTIMTIGTFGIWVGYLVGGETIYLANYTLPDSPFLRVFKPKAAFLPEWIGIDADLSPLRSGT from the coding sequence ATGACGGCCCCTGACTCCTGGGTCCCCTTCCGGCTGCCCCTCCAGCTCAGCCTCTATCTGCTGGTCATCATGACCCTCTCCATATTCCTCCACCTGAGCAACTGGTTCCCCACTGCAAGACCGAGGCGTCCCTCCTTGAACGCAACGAAGGGGTCCCCAGCCACGCCCCCCACCACAACCCCTGCCACGGAGCGGGGCATGTGGACCGTGAACTCCATCGGGCGCCTGGGGAACCAGATGGGGGAATACGCCACCCTCTACGCCCTGGCCAAGATGAACGGGCGCCAGGCCTACATCCTCccacagatgcaccagcagctgGCACCGCTCTTCCGCATCACACTGCCCGTGATTTCCAACGACGTGGTCCGGAGCATCCCATGGAGGAACTATGGGCTCCATGACTGGATGTTGGAGGAATACAGGCACATCAAGGGGAAATACGTCCGGCTGACGGGCTACCCCTGCTCCTGGACCTTCTACCACCACCTCCGGCAGGAGATCCTCCAGGAATTCTCCTTCCACGACCACGTCAAGGAGGAGGCCAACCGGTACCTGGCCGGGCTGCGCGGGCAGCGCCGGAACGTGACCTACGTGGGTGTCCACGTCCGGAGGGGGGACTACGTCCGGGTGATGCCACAGATCTGGAAGGGGGTGGTGGCGGACAAGGCCTACCTGGAGAAGGCCATGGGCTACTTCCGGGACAAGTACCAGGAGCCGGTCTTTGTGGTGACCAGCAATGGGATGGAGTGGTGCCGGGAGAACATCAACACCTCACGGGGAGACGTGTATTTCTCGGGGGACGGGAAGGAGTCGTCGCCAGGGAGGGATTTTGCTCTCTTGGCTCATTGCAACCACACGATCATGACCATTGGGACCTTCGGCATCTGGGTCGGCTACCTGGTCGGTGGGGAAACCATCTACTTGGCCAACTACACTCTCCCCGACTCCCCCTTCCTCCGGGTCTTCAAGCCTAAGGCCGCCTTCCTCCCCGAGTGGATCGGGATCGACGCTGATCTCTCCCCGCTGCGGAGTGGGACATAG
- the LOC102930836 gene encoding galactoside alpha-(1,2)-fucosyltransferase 2 — MTALVSWVPFRSPLQLSIFLLAILTLSIFLHLRGRFPTPPATERGMWTVNSLGRLGNQMGEYATLYALAKMNGHQAYILPQMHQHLAPLFRITLPVISGNMVQSIPWRNYALHNWMSEEYRHIKGKYVRLTGYPWSWTFYHHLRQEILQEFSFHDHIKEEANRYLAGLRGQRRNVTYVGVHVRRGDYVQVMPQVRKGVVADKAYLEKAMGYFRDKYQEPVFVVTSNGMEWCRENINTSRGDVYFSGDGKESSPGRDFALLVHCNHTIMTIGSFGIWASYLAGGETVYLANYMLPNSPHLRSFKPAAVFLPDWIGINADLSPLLNGTERQKGARPQATNRTRRDSGPATSQGRGRWRVQGVSEQMFVRHRVGSRQPGSLLPTFS; from the exons ATGACTGCCCTGGTCTCCTGGGTCCCCTTCCGGTCGCCCCTCCAGCTCTCCATCTTCCTCCTGGCCATCTTGACCCTCTCCATCTTCCTCCACTTGAGGGGCAGGTTCC ccacaccccctgccacagagcggggcaTGTGGACTGTGAACTCCCTCGGGCGCCTGGGGAACCAGATGGGGGAATACGCCACCCTCTACGCCCTGGCCAAGATGAATGGGCACCAGGCCTACATCCTCCCACAGATGCACCAGCATCTGGCACCGCTTTTCCGCATCACCCTGCCCGTGATCTCCGGCAACATGGTCCAGAGCATCCCGTGGAGGAATTACGCGCTACACAATTGGATGTCGGAGGAGTACAGGCACATCAAGGGGAAATACGTCCGGCTGACGGGCTACCCCTGGTCCTGGACCTTCTACCACCACCTCCGGCAGGAGATCCTCCAGGAATTCTCCTTCCACGACCACATCAAGGAGGAGGCCAACCGGTACCTGGCCGGGCTGCGCGGGCAGCGCCGGAACGTGACCTACGTGGGTGTCCACGTCCGGAGAGGGGACTACGTCCAGGTGATGCCACAGGTCCGGAAGGGGGTGGTGGCGGACAAGGCCTACCTGGAGAAGGCCATGGGCTACTTCCGGGACAAGTACCAGGAGCCGGTCTTTGTGGTGACCAGCAATGGGATGGAGTGGTGCCGGGAGAACATCAACACCTCACGGGGAGACGTGTATTTCTCGGGGGACGGGAAGGAGTCGTCGCCAGGGAGGGATTTCGCTCTCTTGGTCCATTGCAACCACACGATCATGACCATCGGGAGCTTCGGCATTTGGGCCAGCTACCTGGCGGGGGGGGAGACCGTCTACTTGGCCAACTACATGCTCCCCAATTCCCCCCATCTGCGGTCCTTCAAGCCTGCGGCCGTCTTCCTCCCTGACTGGATCGGGATTAACGCTGATCTCTCTCCGCTGCTGAATGGGACAGAGCGGCAGAAAGGAGCCCGCCCACAGGCTACCAACAGGACCCGCAGGGATAGCGGGCCAGCCACCAGCCAGGGAAGAGGGCGCTGGAGAGTTCAGGGTGTATCAGAGCAGATGTTTGTCAGGCACAGGGTGGGGTCAAGACAACCTGGCTCCCTTCTGCCAACTTTCTCCTAG